The following are encoded together in the Gordonia insulae genome:
- a CDS encoding NUDIX hydrolase has protein sequence MSADPSTDPSDVSSDVTAGGRGPGDSAHPPSVSRSDGGTGRRVTPGDLARANTATTDDAAGGQSRRGRRGRRRRGRRPSHPAPATADAADGAPEQTPIARPVERRDAPKPGPPPKRPVDPERIPERLTERDGDDLQPTHTRVSPPKPSDLVAVTAKITKTGLTHAVGGDGTPSGGKNKSRRRNAHRPDRAGDERLRTVRETSAGGLVISDLDLPVDELAAALIGRMDRRGRMMWSLPKGHIETGETAEQTAIREVAEETGINGTVVAPLGKIDYWFVSEGRRIHKTVHHYLLRSIGGELSDADYEVSEVAWVPLRELPRKLTYSDERRLARMARGVIADLAADPNRLAQSEAESIRTEPNAYERAAAARNQRRNEPPAPARSRRRRRRPRRPSAGDA, from the coding sequence GTGTCCGCCGATCCGTCCACCGACCCCTCTGACGTCTCTTCCGACGTCACGGCGGGTGGGCGCGGCCCCGGCGACTCCGCTCATCCGCCGTCGGTGAGCCGATCCGACGGCGGAACGGGACGTCGGGTGACCCCGGGCGACCTCGCCCGCGCGAACACCGCGACCACGGACGACGCCGCCGGCGGGCAAAGTCGTCGCGGTCGTCGGGGACGACGTCGACGTGGCCGACGACCGTCCCATCCGGCGCCGGCGACCGCCGACGCAGCGGACGGCGCCCCCGAACAGACACCGATCGCCCGGCCCGTCGAGCGTCGCGACGCCCCCAAACCGGGCCCGCCGCCGAAGCGGCCGGTGGACCCGGAGCGCATCCCCGAGCGCCTGACCGAGCGTGACGGGGACGACCTGCAGCCCACCCATACCCGGGTGTCGCCGCCGAAGCCGTCCGATCTGGTCGCGGTCACCGCCAAGATCACCAAGACGGGCCTCACCCATGCGGTCGGCGGGGACGGCACACCCAGCGGGGGCAAGAACAAGAGCCGTCGACGCAACGCGCACCGACCCGATCGGGCCGGCGACGAACGCCTGCGCACCGTCCGCGAGACGTCGGCGGGTGGCCTGGTGATCTCCGACCTCGATCTCCCGGTCGACGAACTCGCTGCCGCGCTGATCGGCCGCATGGACCGTCGTGGTCGAATGATGTGGTCATTGCCCAAGGGCCACATCGAGACCGGCGAGACCGCCGAACAGACCGCGATCCGCGAGGTCGCCGAGGAGACCGGCATCAACGGCACCGTGGTGGCGCCGCTGGGCAAGATCGACTACTGGTTCGTCAGCGAGGGTCGTCGCATCCACAAGACGGTGCACCACTATCTCCTGCGCAGCATCGGCGGCGAGCTCTCCGACGCCGACTACGAGGTGAGCGAGGTGGCCTGGGTGCCGCTCCGCGAACTGCCCCGCAAGCTCACGTACTCTGACGAGCGGCGACTGGCCCGGATGGCCCGCGGCGTCATCGCCGATCTCGCCGCCGACCCGAACAGGTTGGCCCAGTCCGAGGCCGAGAGCATTCGCACCGAACCCAACGCCTATGAGAGAGCCGCAGCCGCACGCAACCAGCGCCGTAACGAACCGCCGGCACCGGCGCGGTCTCGTCGGCGCCGGCGGCGGCCTCGTCGTCCGTCGGCCGGCGATGCCTGA
- a CDS encoding DUF6049 family protein, with product MILVVLAVSILSAPVLSAPTASAAPDSADASTTADGEVPAEFLRLSINTVTPSMVTSSGAAVVTVSARIENIGDRMLRDLSVRLERGDAVSDAAGLRSSLAVDPVPVSVATPFRPITGELAPGSAVSFTISAPLSSGEGLDIERTGVFPLNLNVNGLPDYGDRAKLAQSRTLLPVLSLPPDRARAAEYVDPSGDAGETGPENTDLGADGSVSANLSSPTPLTMLWPLAAPPQLTPGVLGGNTETVRLVGDDLARSLAPGGRLNVLLAAARSVAGDAESSGDQTDGESATPGSQPATSGNGAAQPTETSPPASGESPAPAARTPSKLEQSMCLAVDPDLLVTVRAMSLGYVVSDDPLDPSSPTTPGTGQPAALQWLTDLRELAAQMCVVALPFAQADLTSLARIGNSGLTAAALSTPADIVDAVLGVRSVRGITIPALGAIDAAGAGVMSSASLNKAVTSTNSVAPARTDAAGRYRIGDLRLQTAEAPVTDALAGIGDAPATTPLTPADQKVSFDGESAAARRQAAAAALAYPAIAAPATPTAGTARPPLPVPGRSSFVVPPTYWAPSTDDANALFTTATLLLESGAATPAALPDVVRDLDDVSAPARFAAPPGVGSLASLGLAVTDPVATRIRDQSELSFQLQASLMRSVDVAATPERYMAPLREDQLRAIRTPDRASPDLRAEMREQRAARVTAVGSTLQRMRNSVTVLDPGGRYTLASERSPLLLVVRNDLSLPIRVRMNVIAPEELDVGDLGVIEIPARGTRQIQLPTRAETSEAITVTIGMSTSSGISLGSPIRLSVHANAYGKPLFWITIVAGIVLVLLVARRLWHRFRGEPDPADEDRPDPDEHDRILAGSTYQQRRRTLHQENLPPPATPGTTDRERP from the coding sequence GTGATCCTCGTCGTCCTGGCGGTCTCGATCTTGTCGGCACCGGTGCTGTCCGCGCCGACGGCGTCCGCGGCACCGGATTCGGCGGACGCGTCGACGACCGCGGACGGCGAGGTGCCCGCCGAGTTCCTGCGACTCTCCATCAACACGGTGACGCCGTCGATGGTCACCAGCAGCGGAGCCGCGGTGGTCACGGTCAGTGCCCGGATCGAGAACATCGGCGACCGGATGCTGCGCGATCTGTCCGTTCGCCTCGAACGCGGTGATGCGGTCTCCGACGCCGCCGGCCTCCGCAGCAGCCTCGCCGTCGACCCGGTGCCGGTCAGCGTCGCGACCCCGTTCCGTCCCATCACCGGTGAGCTCGCACCCGGCTCGGCGGTGTCGTTCACCATCAGTGCGCCGCTGTCGAGCGGCGAGGGCCTCGACATCGAACGGACAGGGGTCTTCCCGCTGAATCTCAACGTGAACGGCCTGCCCGACTACGGCGACCGGGCGAAACTCGCCCAGTCACGCACGCTGCTGCCCGTCCTGTCCCTACCGCCCGATCGCGCCCGCGCCGCCGAGTACGTCGATCCCAGTGGCGACGCCGGTGAGACGGGACCGGAGAACACCGATCTCGGTGCGGACGGATCGGTGTCCGCGAATCTGTCCAGCCCCACCCCGTTGACGATGCTCTGGCCACTGGCCGCACCACCACAGCTGACCCCCGGGGTGCTCGGCGGCAACACCGAGACGGTCCGCCTCGTCGGCGACGACCTCGCCCGCTCCCTGGCCCCCGGCGGGCGACTCAACGTGCTCCTCGCCGCGGCCAGATCCGTGGCGGGCGACGCCGAATCCTCCGGCGACCAGACCGACGGGGAGTCCGCGACACCCGGCTCGCAACCCGCGACGAGCGGCAACGGTGCGGCACAGCCGACCGAGACGTCCCCACCCGCCTCCGGCGAATCCCCGGCACCCGCAGCCCGGACGCCGTCGAAGCTCGAGCAGAGCATGTGTCTCGCCGTCGATCCCGATCTGCTGGTCACGGTCCGGGCCATGTCCCTGGGCTACGTGGTGTCAGACGACCCGTTGGATCCGTCCTCGCCGACGACACCCGGTACCGGCCAGCCCGCGGCCCTGCAGTGGCTGACCGACCTGCGTGAGCTCGCCGCGCAGATGTGCGTCGTCGCGCTGCCCTTCGCGCAGGCGGATCTGACGTCGCTGGCCCGCATCGGCAACAGCGGACTCACCGCCGCCGCGCTCAGTACCCCGGCCGACATCGTCGACGCCGTCCTGGGCGTCCGCAGCGTCCGCGGGATCACCATCCCGGCCCTCGGCGCGATCGACGCCGCGGGTGCGGGTGTGATGTCGTCGGCGTCCCTGAACAAGGCTGTGACCTCGACGAACAGTGTGGCGCCGGCCCGCACCGACGCCGCAGGCCGCTATCGGATCGGCGATCTGCGACTGCAGACCGCCGAAGCCCCGGTCACCGACGCACTCGCCGGTATCGGCGATGCCCCCGCGACCACCCCGCTCACCCCTGCCGACCAGAAGGTCTCCTTCGACGGCGAGTCGGCGGCCGCTCGTCGACAGGCCGCGGCGGCGGCCCTGGCCTACCCGGCCATCGCCGCCCCCGCGACACCGACGGCGGGCACCGCCCGGCCACCCCTGCCGGTCCCCGGACGCAGTTCGTTCGTCGTGCCGCCGACCTACTGGGCACCGTCGACCGACGACGCCAACGCGCTCTTCACCACCGCCACCCTGCTCCTGGAGTCCGGGGCGGCCACGCCCGCGGCACTGCCGGACGTCGTCCGCGACCTCGACGACGTCTCCGCACCGGCCCGATTCGCCGCGCCACCCGGTGTCGGGTCGCTCGCCTCACTCGGACTCGCCGTCACCGACCCGGTGGCCACGCGCATCCGCGACCAGTCCGAGCTGTCGTTCCAGCTCCAGGCGTCGCTGATGCGCTCGGTCGACGTCGCCGCCACGCCGGAGCGCTACATGGCGCCGCTCCGGGAGGATCAGCTGCGCGCCATCCGGACCCCCGACCGTGCATCGCCCGATCTCCGCGCGGAGATGCGGGAACAGCGCGCGGCCCGCGTCACCGCCGTCGGCTCCACCCTGCAGCGGATGCGCAACTCGGTCACCGTGCTCGACCCGGGCGGGCGGTACACGCTCGCCTCAGAGCGCAGTCCCCTGCTGCTCGTCGTCCGCAACGATCTGTCGCTCCCGATCCGTGTCCGGATGAACGTCATCGCACCAGAGGAGCTCGACGTCGGCGATCTCGGTGTCATCGAGATCCCCGCCCGCGGGACACGGCAGATCCAGTTGCCCACGCGTGCCGAGACGTCCGAGGCGATCACGGTGACGATCGGGATGTCGACGTCGAGCGGAATCTCGCTCGGCTCGCCGATCCGCCTGTCGGTGCACGCGAACGCCTACGGCAAGCCGCTGTTCTGGATCACCATCGTGGCCGGGATCGTGCTGGTACTGCTGGTCGCGCGGCGTCTGTGGCACCGGTTTCGGGGCGAACCCGACCCCGCCGACGAGGACCGACCCGACCCCGATGAGCACGATCGGATCCTGGCCGGCAGCACCTATCAGCAACGTCGCCGTACCCTGCATCAGGAGAACCTGCCGCCGCCCGCGACGCCGGGCACGACCGACCGAGAAAGGCCATGA